The Thermoleophilia bacterium nucleotide sequence TCCTTCCTGGACCATCGACTCGATGCTCACGCCTTCATCGCCGAACAGCGCGCTGATGCGCGCCAAGACACCCGGCTGATCCACCACTCGCAACCGCAGGTAGAACCGCGACACCATATCGGCGTCGGGGAAGAAGCTCAGATCGCGATAGCAGAGGCAGTTGCGCGTGTAGCTGCCCTTCACCGTGTTGACGATCGAGATGACATCGCCGATCACGGCAGAGGCCGTAGGCACGCTGCCGGCACCGGGTCCGAAGAGCATAATCTCGTCGAACGTGTCGCTCTCCAGGAACACAGCGTTGTAGGCACCCGAGACGCCGGCGAGCGGGTGACTACCGGGGAGGAAAGCAGGGTACACGCGCACGTTCATGCTGCCGTTGACCAGTTTGGCGACACCGAGCAGCTTCGCGACCAGACCGAGACGCTTGCCGTGGGCGATGTCGAGCGCCGACACATTGGTGATGCCCTCGTACTCAACGTCGGCGAGCCGCGTGCGGCTATGGAAGGCGATGGAACTGAGGATCGCCATCTTGGCGGCCGCGTCTTTGCCGCCTACGTCCTCCGTTGGATCCGCCTCAGCGTAGCCCAAGCGCTGCGCCTCCTTGAGAACGTCATCGTACTCCGCGCCGGTCACCGCCATGGCGCTCAGCATGTAGTTCGTGGTGCCATTGACAATGCCGTAGACAGTGCGCACGTCGGCCGCGACCAACGACTCTCGCAGCACCTTGACGATCGGCACGGCGCCGACAGCGCTCGCCTCAAAGCGGAGGTGGACACCGCCTTCCTCAGCGGCATCGAACAGCTCCGCACCGTACTGCGCCAGAAGCTGCTTGTTGGCGGTGATCACATGCTTCCCGGCACGAAGCGCGCGGCGCTGAAAATCGAGGGCCGCGCCAGTCCCGCCGATGAGCTCGACGACGATGTCGATGTCAGGATCCTCAAGGATGTCCTCGAAGCGCGTCGTGAGCAGTGCCGGATCCAGATCGGGCGCGCTGAAACCCGGATCCTTCTCGAGCACTCGTTTGAGGTACACCTCTCTGCCGGTGGCGAGCCGGATGTCCTCGGCGTTGCGCGCCAGGAGCTTGCCGACACCCGAGCCAACGGTGCCGTAGCCGAGGAGTCCGATGCCTACTCTATCCACGTGGGGCCCTCCGCCTCTGTCAGCGTGGCGCCGCCAAACGGGCATGCAGCAGCCACGCAGTTCTTCCTGCTGCCGTCGAGTATATGAGAAGCGCGACGGGCCGGCGACACGCCGCGCCGTCAGCGCCGGTGCAAGTCGTACAGTTCAGCTGCGCCGGCGATCTACGTGAGCGGACGTTGCAGGCGGAGCAAGTCTTCCCACGTCTCGCGCTCGATGATGACCCGCGCCTCGCCGTCCCGCACCATGATCACCGCCGGACGCGGCTGAGCATTGTAGTTGTTCGCCATCGCGTACCCGTAGGCCCCGGTGCTCGGCGTCACGAGAATGTCGCCAGGCGCCGGCGGCGCGATGTGGACGTCACGGACAAGCACATCGCCCGATTCGCAGTGCTTGCCGGCGATCGTGACGACGTCGGTCGCGGCCACCTCGGCCTTGTTGGCGATCATCGCCTCGTAGCGCGAGCCGTACAGCATTGGCCGTAGATTGTCGCTCATGCCGCCGTCGACGGCCACGTAGGTACGCACCCCGGGAATCACCTTCACGGTGCCCACGGTATACGCAGTCACCGCAGCCTTACCGACGATGCTGCGACCGGGCTCCACGAGCAGCTTGGGCACTTCCATGCCGTGGCGCACGGCGCCGTCGTGCAGAGCATTCACGCTGACCTCGGCGAACTCCGCGATCGAGCTCGGCATGTCGGCGCTGGTGTAGCGGATGCCGAGACCGCCACCGATGTTGACGACCTGGCAGGCGAAACCGAAATCGCGCCGCCAGTTGTCGATGGCCACGAAGAGGACCTCGACCTCTCGACGATACGAGTCGAGCTCGAAGATCTGCGAGCCGATGTGCGCATGCACACCGATGAGCCTCAGGTGTGCGCAGTCGTGAATACGGCGCACCGCCTCGTCCGCCCGCCCGTCGGCGAGCCCAAGCCCGAACTTGCTGTCCTGCTGACCGGTCTGGACGAAATCGTGCGTGTTGGGGCGAACCCCGGGCGTGACACGCACCAGGACATCCCGCGCACGCCCGCGTGCCGCGGCGGCCGTCTCCAGGCGCTCGATCTCTTCAAACGAATCGATCACGAAGTGGCCGATGTCTGAGTCTAGGCCGGCTTCGATCTCGGCCATCGACTTGTTGTTGCCATGGAAGTAGACCCGGTGCATGGGAAAGCCCGCGGCGACGGCCGCCGCAAGCTCGCCGCCGGTCGCGACATCGAGCGAGAGGTTCTCTTGCGCGACGAGCTCGCACATTGCGCGGCAGCTGAACGCTTTGCTGGCGTAGACGATCTCGTAGCGATCGGTGAGCGCACCGAACGCCTTGTGGTAGGCGCGACACTGATCGCGCAACGACTGCTCGTCGTAGATGAAGAGCGGTGTTCCGAAGGAGTCGGCCAGCTCGACCACATCGCAGCCGCCGATCTCCAGGTGGCCGGCGGCGTTGTGCGTCGTCGTATGGGGGTAGATGAGTGTGTGCGTCATGCGAGGATCCTCTCAGTATTCGATGCCGGGTCGAGCCAGCACACCGGCATCGTAGTAATGCTTCACCGGTCGCATCTCGGTGACGAGGTCGGCCGCCGCGATCAGTTCCTCGGGAGCGCCGCGGCCCGTCATCACCAACTCGACCGCGGCCGGGCGCATCGCCAGAAAGGCCAGCACGGCATCCAACGAAAGCAGCTCGAAGAACGTCGCCGTCACCAACTCGTCAAGGACAACGAGGTCGTACTCACCGCTCTGCACGAGCGCGCGCGCCTGCTCCAGACCGGCGCGTGCGGCGGCGAGGTCCTCTTCCGTGGCCTCGCCCTTGAACACCCAATGGTCCAGTCCGCACTGCACCACGGGCACACCGAGACGGCGCAGCATGACGACTTCGCCCCAATTCGGGTCGGCCTTCATGAACTGCAGGAACGCGGGCTTGAGGCCCTGCCCGAGCGCGCGCAGAACCAGGCCCAGGGCGGCGGTCGTCTTGCCCTTGCCGTCGCCGGTGTAGACCTGAATGAAGCCTTCGCGCGTCGCCGTCATGGTGAACCTCGTCTGCCGTCTGCCGTGTCGAGGTCCCGAGTATACTTCGCTCACGGCGCTCTTCGATGGAGGCCACCCCATGAACAAGCCGCCCAAGATCATCAGCTGCGAAGTGCTGCGCGACGAGATAGAGTCCGTGAACCCCGGGCTTACGATCGACTTCGTACCCGGCGCCCTGCACGACTACCCGGACAAACTGCGCGCCGCGCTCCAAGAGAGAATCGATGCGACTCCCGGCGACTGCGACATCCTGCTGTGCTGTGGTCGCTGCAGCAACGGCACCGTCGGCCTCTGCGCCCGCGGCCACCACCTTGTACTCCCGGCGGTCGACGACTGCATCGCGTTGCTCCTCGGCTCTCGCAGCCACTACCTGGCCGAGCACCGCCGCTGTCCGGGAACGTACTATTACACGCGCGGATGGATCGACTTCATCGACGACCCCTACAAGGACTATCTGAAGATCATCCCCAAGTACGGCGAGGAGAAGGCCGCGCGCATTGCCCGCATGATCCTCGCCAACTACACACGCGTAGCGGTCATCGACACCGGCGTCGTACCTATGGAGCAGTTCCGCGACTACGTCTCCACAGTCGCCGCCTTCTACGATCTCCCGATCGCCTACCTCGAGGGCTCACTCCGCTACATCGAGAAGCTCGTCAGCGGCCCTCGCGACCACGAATTCCTCGTCGTGCCTCCCGGCGGGGTTCTCGACGAGTCCCTGTTCTGGCACCTCGACGATCAGGCGGTCGGATCAGGCTGAGTCGCCGCCCGCCCCATCGCCGGCGCTCTCATCTGTCGCCTGTTCCATGGACTCTGCCGCCGTCTCCGTCGGCTCGGCAGGCGCTTCCGCCGCGCTCTCTGCGGCGACACCCTGCAACACCTGCGCATAGCCGAGCTGCATCTGCGCCAGAGTTGCACGAAGATCCTTGAAGGGCTCCTTGCCGGCCCCCTGCTCCACCACCCCAAGCGTTGCTCGGAGCAGTTCGATCGCCAAGTGGGCATCGTCGAGATCGCGCAACTCACGCGTCTGCTCCGTGAGACCCAGCTTCTGGTAGCCGAGTGTCACGTAGGTCACCATCATCTCGTACGCCAAGTCGGCGACTCGCATGCGCTTGACCTGCTCGCGCAACGCACGCTCGGCCTCAACGTCGGTGAGCGGGCGATCGTGTGTTTCGTCGCTCATTCTTCCTCCTCTTCGCACTCCATGACGCCGCGGCAGACGACGGCGTCTGCCCGCGCCGCGGTCACCGACTCTTCGTACACATCGCGAAGGCTCGTGCCGGCGCCGTACCGGCGCACTTGCTGCTGAGCGCCATTGCCTTCTCGCAGCATACGCTCGACGTTGTCGAGATGCGGCCCGAGCCCGAGCAGTTCTGCGTGCGGCGCCACCGAGGCAACCAGCATCCGCAGCGCATCGGCCGCCGCAACCTCCTCGCAACGCTCCCAATCGACGAACTTGCCGTCCATGCCGTATCGGATCGCGCGCCAGAGATTCTCCTCAACGTAGCGCGTCGGCAGCGGCACGCGCCGCCGGCCATCGTCGTAGTCGCGCGCAATCTCCGCCACGATCCCGACCGTCAGCGCCGAGAGCGCGAGACTCTGCCAGGCGTGGGTCTGTGCATCGCAGATGCGAATCTCGACCGTTCCGAAGCGGTGGTGCGGCCTCACCGACCACCACACCTGAGTGAACTCCTGAATGCAGTTCGTGTCGATGAGCTGCTCATAGAAGCGTCGGTGCTCCCGCCAGGAACCGAACGCATCGGGGATGCTACAGCGCGGGAACATGCGCAGAAACGTCTGCGTCCTCACGGAGTGCAACTGCGTCCAGACCCCTTCAATGAAGGGCGAGTTGGCGGATAGTGCGAGCAGATGCGGCAGATACTCGCGCAACCGGTCACACACGTAGATCGCCCGATCGAGGCCGCGCACCCCGACATGCACATGCGCGGCCCACGTGTTGTTTCGCCAAGCTACGTACTTGAGGCGATCTTCGACGAGCCGGTAGTGCGGCGTATCGATGATCTGCTGGTCCTTCCAGCTCGAGA carries:
- a CDS encoding DUF1638 domain-containing protein, whose protein sequence is MNKPPKIISCEVLRDEIESVNPGLTIDFVPGALHDYPDKLRAALQERIDATPGDCDILLCCGRCSNGTVGLCARGHHLVLPAVDDCIALLLGSRSHYLAEHRRCPGTYYYTRGWIDFIDDPYKDYLKIIPKYGEEKAARIARMILANYTRVAVIDTGVVPMEQFRDYVSTVAAFYDLPIAYLEGSLRYIEKLVSGPRDHEFLVVPPGGVLDESLFWHLDDQAVGSG
- a CDS encoding homoserine dehydrogenase; translated protein: MDRVGIGLLGYGTVGSGVGKLLARNAEDIRLATGREVYLKRVLEKDPGFSAPDLDPALLTTRFEDILEDPDIDIVVELIGGTGAALDFQRRALRAGKHVITANKQLLAQYGAELFDAAEEGGVHLRFEASAVGAVPIVKVLRESLVAADVRTVYGIVNGTTNYMLSAMAVTGAEYDDVLKEAQRLGYAEADPTEDVGGKDAAAKMAILSSIAFHSRTRLADVEYEGITNVSALDIAHGKRLGLVAKLLGVAKLVNGSMNVRVYPAFLPGSHPLAGVSGAYNAVFLESDTFDEIMLFGPGAGSVPTASAVIGDVISIVNTVKGSYTRNCLCYRDLSFFPDADMVSRFYLRLRVVDQPGVLARISALFGDEGVSIESMVQEGRGDEAELVLVLHPVREEQFFTALGKIKALGEVHGEPSVIRVEGES
- the cobO gene encoding cob(I)yrinic acid a,c-diamide adenosyltransferase, producing the protein MILGGLFMGWPPSKSAVSEVYSGPRHGRRQTRFTMTATREGFIQVYTGDGKGKTTAALGLVLRALGQGLKPAFLQFMKADPNWGEVVMLRRLGVPVVQCGLDHWVFKGEATEEDLAAARAGLEQARALVQSGEYDLVVLDELVTATFFELLSLDAVLAFLAMRPAAVELVMTGRGAPEELIAAADLVTEMRPVKHYYDAGVLARPGIEY
- the lysA gene encoding diaminopimelate decarboxylase; translated protein: MTHTLIYPHTTTHNAAGHLEIGGCDVVELADSFGTPLFIYDEQSLRDQCRAYHKAFGALTDRYEIVYASKAFSCRAMCELVAQENLSLDVATGGELAAAVAAGFPMHRVYFHGNNKSMAEIEAGLDSDIGHFVIDSFEEIERLETAAAARGRARDVLVRVTPGVRPNTHDFVQTGQQDSKFGLGLADGRADEAVRRIHDCAHLRLIGVHAHIGSQIFELDSYRREVEVLFVAIDNWRRDFGFACQVVNIGGGLGIRYTSADMPSSIAEFAEVSVNALHDGAVRHGMEVPKLLVEPGRSIVGKAAVTAYTVGTVKVIPGVRTYVAVDGGMSDNLRPMLYGSRYEAMIANKAEVAATDVVTIAGKHCESGDVLVRDVHIAPPAPGDILVTPSTGAYGYAMANNYNAQPRPAVIMVRDGEARVIIERETWEDLLRLQRPLT
- a CDS encoding YbdK family carboxylate-amine ligase — its product is MSDRHAAYFDEVEARFERALDFDLGLEEEFQILDPATLALAPGFEVLRDAAAPRLRSRIAGELLRSEIEVSTPRTLHFAQAAHELLINRAELFALASEQGYALGSVGTHPFSSWKDQQIIDTPHYRLVEDRLKYVAWRNNTWAAHVHVGVRGLDRAIYVCDRLREYLPHLLALSANSPFIEGVWTQLHSVRTQTFLRMFPRCSIPDAFGSWREHRRFYEQLIDTNCIQEFTQVWWSVRPHHRFGTVEIRICDAQTHAWQSLALSALTVGIVAEIARDYDDGRRRVPLPTRYVEENLWRAIRYGMDGKFVDWERCEEVAAADALRMLVASVAPHAELLGLGPHLDNVERMLREGNGAQQQVRRYGAGTSLRDVYEESVTAARADAVVCRGVMECEEEEE